A genomic stretch from Lathyrus oleraceus cultivar Zhongwan6 chromosome 2, CAAS_Psat_ZW6_1.0, whole genome shotgun sequence includes:
- the LOC127123004 gene encoding uncharacterized protein LOC127123004 has translation MAQSVMSVPPPVVHVAPYVKEPIFHADQSETVGVYERMNEFQDLFQAMQKENQDLRGKDLFGKNSHDICLVPNVKIPHKFKVPNFEKCAVVKRDLQEMLDQNLIQITRDGDEDEHEVNVIVPRFNLPEPVVIAYNEVPIPSFSSVVNIVDISDVTQNGRVFIVAALKRIEYVVIKKPTQEKTHVMQTGQSSIVNPSSDQDEGLELIKKSDFNMVDQLLHTPSKISVLSLLMSLEAHREALQKVLKQAYVDHDVTIDQFDGIMDNITACNNLSFSDEELPEQGKNHNFSLHISMNCQEDAMFNVLVETGSSLNVLSKTTLSKLSYHSTLMRFSGVVVKAFDGSRKTVIGEVDRPMKIGSCLFQIMFQVMDISLTYSCLLGCTWIHEAGAVTSTLHQKLKFMKNGMLVIVSGEQATLVSHLSSFSYINVDEAMGMLFQALSFNDIAARKNGESMASLKDAQHMVENGQSTKWGQVVNLAENKNKADFGFSPGTTQRDLKRI, from the exons ATGGCTCAATCGGTTATGTCAGTACCACCTCCCGTGGTTCATGTTGCACCCTATGTCAAAGAACCTATTTTCCATGCTGACCAGAGCGAAACTGTTGGCGTCTACGAAAGAATGAACGAGTTTCAAGATCTGTTTCAAGCTATGCAGAAAGAGAACCAGGATTTGAGGGGGaaagatctatttgggaagaaTTCTCATGATATATGCttagttcctaatgtgaagattccgcATAAGTTCAAGGTACCGAATTTcgagaa GTGTGCTGTAGTGAAAAGAGACTTGCAAGAAATGCTGGATCAAAATCTTATTCAGATTACAAGGGACGGAGATGAAGATGAGCATGAGGTGAACGTCATAGTCCCCCGCTTCAATCTCCCAGAACCAGTTGTGATTGCATATAATG AGGTTCCTATTCCTTCTTTTTCGTCTGTTGTAAACATTGTTGATATAAGTGATGTGACCCAAAATGGTCGAGTATTTATTGTTGCAGCTCTTAAAAGAATCGAATATGTTGTGATAAAGAAACCAACTCAAGAGAAAACTCATGTTATGCAAACCGGCCAATCCAGCATTGTGAATCCGAGTTCTGACCAAGATGAAGGGCTGGaattgattaagaagagtgatttcaATATGGTGGACCAGTTATTGCACACCCCGTCCAAGATATCCGTATTATCTTTATTGATGAGTTTAGAAGCTCACCGAGAGGCTTTACAGAAGGTCCTAAAGCAAGCCTATGTGGACCATGATGTAACAATTGATCAATTTGATGGCATTATGGATAATATTACCGcatgtaacaatttgagcttcagTGATGAAGAGTTGCCCGAGCAGGGGAAGAATCACAATTTTtctttgcatatctctatgaattgtcAGGAAGATGCCATGTTCAATGTCCTGGTGGAGACTGGTTCTTCTTTAAATGTTTTATCTAAGACCACTCTATCCAAGCTTTCTTATCATAGTACTCTGATGAGATTcagtggggttgttgtgaaggccTTCGATGGCTCAAGGAAGACTGTAATTGGGGAGGTTGATCGCCCAATGAAGATAGGTTCGTGCCTATTTCAAATCATGTTTCAAGTTATGGATATTAGTCTCACCTACAGTTGTCTCTTAGGATGTACGTGGATCCATGAGGCTGGGGCAGTGACatcgactctccatcagaagctgaagtttATGAAGAATGGGATGTTAGTGATCGTGAGTGGAGAGCAGGCCACattggtgagtcatctctcttcATTTTCATACATTAACGTTGATGAAGCTATGGGAATGCTGTTTCAAGCTCTTTCTTTTAATGATATTGCTGCTAGGAAGAATGGGGAATCCATGGCATCTTTGAAAGATGCCCAACAtatggtggagaatggtcaatcTACTAAGTGGGGACAAGTTGTTAATCTTGCCGAGAACAAGAACAAGGCTGATTTTGGATTTTCACCCGGTACAACCCAGAGAGATTTGAAGCGAATTTAG